From the genome of Adhaeribacter pallidiroseus:
AACCAAAATCGAGAATGAGAATTTTTTCTGGCATGCGCAAAGGTAAGGAAAAATGTTTTAATCCAGATTGGGAAACTTTGCCCGAAAATTTAGGAAAATGAAAGCACTCAGACCGGAAAATACAACCGGAAAGTGGTGCCGGCATTTACCTCGCTCTCTACTTCTACTCTACCACCCGCGTTATCCATCATTCTTTTTACGATAAACAAACCTACCCCGGAGCCTTCTACGTGGTTATGCAGCCGTTTGAATAAAGTAAATATATTGTCTTTTTTAGTGGGATTAAACCCTAAACCATTGTCTTTTACCGAAAGTACGGTGTAACCTGGTATTTTTTCGGTAACAATTAAAATTTTTGGCAGTCTTTCGTAAGCGCGGTATTCAATGGCATTATGAATCAGATTGTACAGGATACTTCTAAAGTTTTTTTTGGAAAAATAAATAGCTGCGTCCGGATCGGTTTGCAGATTGATCTGCACCTGCGAAGCCTGCAGCAAATCGGCAATAGAAATGCAGATGTCTTCTAAAATCTCGGCTACCGGTATTTGTTCCGCTACGAGTTCTACCTGGTTCTGGACCCGGATAACTACCGATAAATCCTCGATGGCATTTCGCAATTTAGTGCCGGAAATACTAATCCGGTCGATCAGTTCTCGGGCTTCTACGTCCTGGTAACATTCACTTTCCTTAATCAGGTTTACCAAGCCTTCAATGTTGGTGATGGGCGCTTTTAAATCGTGCGAGGCGGCATAAACAAAATTATCCAGATCGGTATTAACCCGGTTCAGTTTTTCGTTTTGCCGGAAAAGCTCCTGGTTTAAGGTATTTAATTCGTCTTTGGCCTGACTTAAATAAGCCGTTCTTTCTGCTACTTTTACTTCTAAAGTAGCATTTAACAGTTTCAGGTTGGTTTCGGCGCGCCTTAACTCCAGATTGGTTTGCTGAATTTCCTGATTCGATTGGGCTAATTGCTGGTGTAAGCTTAAGGTTTTAATAATTTCTTTTTTAGTGATGCGGTAAGCAACAATGCAAATGAGTATAGCCAGAAA
Proteins encoded in this window:
- a CDS encoding sensor histidine kinase; its protein translation is MVNVHVPKAIFTTFLVSLSLLLLTFGLELYSLNRLVSKANWVEHTNQVLLRLENILSILKDAEVGQRGYLLTNNPEFLNPYNGSYQQVLQSYQQTRTLTRDNLSQQKRLDTLRQLIIKRFAILKQTIALEKKGEPDSAKAIVITQRGKYLMDSIRALVNRMETEELRLKEIRYDQVKTSSVATPIFILFASFLAILICIVAYRITKKEIIKTLSLHQQLAQSNQEIQQTNLELRRAETNLKLLNATLEVKVAERTAYLSQAKDELNTLNQELFRQNEKLNRVNTDLDNFVYAASHDLKAPITNIEGLVNLIKESECYQDVEARELIDRISISGTKLRNAIEDLSVVIRVQNQVELVAEQIPVAEILEDICISIADLLQASQVQINLQTDPDAAIYFSKKNFRSILYNLIHNAIEYRAYERLPKILIVTEKIPGYTVLSVKDNGLGFNPTKKDNIFTLFKRLHNHVEGSGVGLFIVKRMMDNAGGRVEVESEVNAGTTFRLYFPV